The Chitinophagales bacterium genomic sequence TCTACAGCAAAAGAGAAAGCCATAGCAAAGTATGCATAGTTCTTTAGTTGCATTTCATGTGCGCGCTCGCTGTCCCAGCCTTCTACTATCAGTACCATACCTACCATAACCAAAAATGACAAAGCCAGCATTTTCAGGGTAGGGTGTTTCTGAATAAAGTCGGCAATACGCTTGCTGAACAGGAACATGATGAACATGGCAATACATACGGCAACCATCATTACCTGTATATGTTTGGCTATGCCAACCGCAGTAATGATACTGTCAAACGAAAAAACCATATCCACTAACACTATCTGGACTATTGCAGCCCCGAAAGCCTGAGACTGTGATTTTATTTTGGGTATATCATCCTCATCGTTGCCTTCCAGCTTGTGGTGTATCTCTTTCACTGTATTATATAGCAGGAATAATCCTCCTGCCAGCATCACAAGGCTGGCCACGTCAAAACCTTTTCCAAACAAAGTAATAATGGGCTTGCCTTTCTGTTGTATCATCCAGCTAAGTGCCAGCAGGAGCAGTATGCGCATAGCTATGCCGGCAAACATCCATATTCTGCGGGCTGCCAGCTGCTTCTCTTTCGGTAGCCTGCCCATGATAATAGACACGAATATTACGTTGTCTATACCTAAAACTATTTCCAGTATAGTCAATGTAAGTAGACTGATGAGTCCGTCGACTGTAAATAGTGCTGTCATGAATGTGTGTTTTGATTGATGATACCTTTACAGATATTCTTTGCAATGGCCGGGCCTTCGTATATAAACCCGGTATACACCTGTACTAGTGATGCCCCGGCATTCAGTTTTTCAATAGCGTCATCAGCGGTGTATATACCCCCTACAGCAATGATAGGGAAGGTCCCTTTGCTTTTATTGTGCAGGTATTTTATCACTTCTGTAGCCCTTGCTCTTAATGGCTTGCCGCTTAGTCCGCCGGCACCTATAGCTTCTACATCGCCGGGTGGTGTAGTCAGGCTGCTGCGGTCAATAGTAGTGTTGGTGGCTACAATGCCTTGTATGCCGGTTTGGGTTACTATTTCAACTATATCATCCAGTTGCTCGTTGGTCAGGTCGGGGGCTATCTTCAGCAGAAGGGGTTTGGGATCGCCCATTTGTTCATTCATTTCCTTCAGCCTGTTCAGTATGCGCATCAGCGGCTCTTTATCCTGTAGCTCGCGCAGGCCGGGAGTGTTGGGGCTGCTAACATTCACCACAAAATAGTCTACAACCTCATACAGGTCGTGGAAACATTGCTCATAATCGTCAAGGGCATTCTCATTAGGTGTCACTTTATTCTTGCCTATGTTGCCACCTATAATTATATTGGTTTTTCTGTGTTTTAACCTTTCGGCAGCCACGGTTGCCCCCTGGTTGTTAAAGCCCATACGATTGATCAGGGCCTCATCGTCAGGCAAGCGAAACAGTCGTGGTTTGTCATTGCCGGGTTGAGGCTTAGGGGTTACGGTACCTATCTCCACAAATCCGAAGCCCAGGCAGGATAGTTCATCCACCCAGCGAGCATCTTTATCAAAGCCTGCGGCCAGACCCACCGGGTTAGGAAAGCGTATGCCCCATAGTTCTTTTTCCAGTCTGCTGGAGCTATAAGTAAACAATTTACGCATCAACCAACGAAGAGGGGTTAACTTATAAGCGGTGCTCAGCCAGCCCATTACCATATAGTGCACCTTTTCAGGCGTTATCGTAAACAGAATTGTGCGTATCAGCTTATACATACCGCGCAAAGATAATGCAACATAGTTGTATGTTTTTTAACATTTTGACATCATATACCTATCAGCCTATCTCTTATCTTTAGTCCGGAATATGCGTGGATATATAACCCTCATGAGTATTATGGTGTCATGGTTGACGCACACATTGGTATGTGCCCAACCCATGCAGGGGCATGTGCTGGACGTAAGTGGCGGAAAGCCTATGGAAGGTGTGCTGGTAAACAACATATTTACTGATGAGCGTATGAATAGCGACAAAGACGGCGCATTTAGTGTTGCTGTTGACGAAGGTCAGTTGGTAGAGTTTCGCAAAGAGGGTTACAAAGTACTCAGGGTGCGCATACCACAAGGCAAACGTCCTTCCTATTTCAGGGTAATGATGCAGCGCTCAGGTACAGATGTGGTAGATTATATGCATACACGCGAGGCTGCGCCTGACTATAAAACGGACAGCATGCGCTATTACGCCTTGTATAAAGAATCATTGGAATTTCCGAAACTGACCGGGCTGGAGGCACTACAACATCCTTTCAGTGCAATGAGCAAGAAGAATCGCCAGATATGGGCATTCCAGGATGAGTACAGGTTTTACCAGGAACAGAAGTTTATAGATTATACATTCAATAACAAGCTTGTTAATGCTATTACCGGTTTGGAAGGAGATAGCCTCCAAACTTATATGGAGCTCTTTCGCCCGACCTATGATCAACTGCGAAGTATGAGCGAGTACACTTATTTCAACTACATCAAACGTACGGCAGAACTATACCGTCAGCGTGGTATCAGGAGTAAAATGGCTCCTTCAAGAAGCAGCCAGTAATTATACACTTCAGTTGCATATTTCATCCAGGGTAATAGTTGTTTTTGTTTAAACAGCTGTAATTCATTTCTTTATGAATGCTTCCCGTTTGTTAACCGCTCGTTAACCACTTGCAAATGAATGGTTAACAAAGAGCAACTTTTTGGTAAGGGAGCCGTTCCTGTCCCATATTTGTATCAAGGTGAAAGAACACCTAATTGTTAACCAATAAAAAAGAATAAATATATAAGGGAGAGCAAAAGGAGAGGGTAAAACCTTTTATGAATTATTAAAAACAAATGTCATGGAACGCGAAATTGCAGTGAAAATATATAGTGGGAAGTACCGCGACAGAATGGACTTTGATTATTACATGTCCATACTGGAGAACGGCTTCAGGTTGTTGCAGGAGAAGGCGACTAAACGCCTATGCACCAAAACAGAGCGTGATGCAATGAGAATGGCATTAGAGTACAACCTCGAGCAGATGTTCTCTTAGTACAATACTCAGTCTCAAAACAAAAATGGGAAAGGGAAACAGGAGCCGTAACTCCTGTTTTTTTTATTTTAGTATGTACCGGGATAACGGTATGGTATATCATATATCCGGGTATAATCCCTTATGGGTAGCAGGGTTATGTTAGCTATATTCGTGTTTTCTCTTGCTATGATCAATACTTCAAAATCAGTACCCTGGTAGTCCCTCAAGATGGTGCTTAACTCACCTCCGGCCATCATTGCCTGTACAAATGAGGCTCTTTCTTCGGGTTGAAAAGGAGCAATAACAATGTTTTGTATGGTACAGACCATAGTTTCTGCACCTGATTCTACTACAAGGCCAGTCTCAACCAGGTCACTGAAATCCTCCGCAATGTCTGTTGCTTCCGATAAACTGAATGGTGTATTCATATATTATTTTTGGCTGGCAAAGCTACATATTAGGGTGTTATCTATTTAGTTATTACTTTTGCACCGCTTTTAACAATAAATAATATCTATGGCTTCTAAAAAAATTCAGGAACTGTTGGGCGACCAGGCTTCGTTTTACCTGGACCACAAATGCACTACAATTGATAAATCATCATTGCATATCCCATCAGGCGATGCGGTAGACCAATCATGGATACCATCTAACCGTAACATACAGACCATACGTAGCATACAGTCTATTATGGGACACGGCCGCCTTGCAAATACAGGTTATGTGTCTATTTTACCTGTTGACCAAGGTATAGAACATAGTGCGGGTGCTTCTTTTGCACCCAACCCAATGTACTTTGATCCTGAAAATATTGTGAAGCTGGCTATGGAAGGTGGTTGCAACGCTGTTGCATCTACTTACGGCGTGCTGGGTTCTGTTGCCCGTAAATATGCACACAAAATACCTTTTATCGTAAAGATCAACCACAACGAGTTCATATCATACCCTAATGGTTTCGACCAGATCATGTTTGGTAACATTAAGGATGCCTGGAATATGGGTGCTGCTGCTGTTGGTGCTACCATCTATTTTGGTAGTGAGGAGAGTAAAAGGCAGATTGTAGAAGTGGCTGAAGCATTTGAATATGCTCATGAACTGGGTATGGCTACTGTTCTGTGGTGTTACCTGCGCAACAGCGACTTCAAAAAAGACGGGGTAGATTATCACTCTGCTGCTGACCTTACAGGACAGGCTAACCACCTTGGCGTAACCATTCAGGCAGATATCATCAAACAAAAACTACCTACTAATAATGGTGGTTATAACGCACTGAAGTTTGGTAAGACTCATAAAGATGTATACGAAAAGCTGACAACTGATCATCCGATAGACCTTTGCCGCTACCAGGTAGCCAATTGCTATATGGGTAGGGTAGGCCTGATCAACTCCGGTGGTGAAAGTAAAGGTGCATCTGATATGGCTGAAGCTGTAATGACTGCTGTTGTCAACAAACGCGCAGGCGGAATGGGGCTTATCAGTGGACGTAAAGCATTCCAGAAGCCAATAAACGAAGGTGTGGCACTGCTGAATACGATACAGGATGTATACCTGGATAATGAAATTACCATTGCATAAGTCACTAATAATAAATCTTAATATAAAAGGCTGCTTGTATTAAAACACGGCAGCCTTTTTAATTTTTCGGAATTATAAATAAGGTTAATTTGCGCCGTTATAGCTGAAATGTATATACATTGTCATATTATATATGCTTGAACCGCAATGTGAAGCAACAAAAAATACTTAATTTTATCATTAAATTGATTACCACTACTCAAAAACCAATTTTTATGAAAGCAATGGATACCGGACTTAATAAATTCAACAATAATATGATATCAAACTTTACAAAAAAACCTAAAAACAACTTGTCATTGTACAGGACAGTAACCCTTGCTTTTGCACTCATCATGTTGAGCATTTCAGCCAATGCGCAATATTGCAACTCGGGCTTCTTTTCTTCAGGATGCTCTGCTTTCGGAGATCAGATAGATGGTTTTACAACATCGGGTGGTAGCACTAATATCAGCAACACTAACAGTGGTTGTAGTTCAGGCAGCTATTCCTATGTTTCATCACAGACACATACCACTGTACCGAGCGGCACCGTGAATTTTACTATCAACAATAACCCTAACTATGGTGAGTATTACAACATATTTGTAGACTGGAACCAGGATGGTGATTTTTTTGATGCAGGTGAGACTGTATATACAGCATATATCAACTATAGTGCAAACGGAACCGGTTCATTCAGTGTTCCATCTTCTGCTACACCAGGCCTCACGCGTTTAAGGGTATTCGCAAATTATGGCGGATATGCTACAAATGCATGTACAGGTGGTACATGGGGTGAAGTGGAAGACTATGATTTTTACATAGTTAGTAACTGTAACGCACCTGCCTCTGTCACTACAACGCTCATTGCTTCTATGAGCGTAGATTTCAACTGGACACCTGTTACCAATTCACAAGGTTACCAGTATGCTATTACAACAACCGGTAATCCTCCACAGACAGGTACTGCTACTACTAATACCTCAGCTACCATAAAAGGTCTTACACCTTCTACTCTGTATTATCTGCACGTGCGTAACATGTGTACTGGTTATGGTTCTGTATGGACCACGATTCAGTTTACAACATTACCACCGTGCGTCGTAGCTCCTTCCGGTATCAATGTACCTTATGTTGACTCTAACTCGGCTAATGTATCATGGCCGACAGTCGGTACAGGTCTTGAATATGACTACATTGTACAACTCGATACAACAGCTCCTGATACTAATTCAAATATCAAAACCACTACCAGCAATCAGATAGGTTTAAGTGCTTTGGAAGCAGGTAAAACATATTACTTTTTCCTTAGGGTAAGGTGCCAGGGTAATGACACATCCGGATGGATACTGGATTCGCTGTACGTTCCGTTCCCTTGCCGTGCTCCTAATGTTATGTTCAGCGATATAAACTCTAACAGGGCTGTAGCATACTGGGATGCACCTATTACTGCAACAAGCTACGAGATACTCAACTCGTCATCTATGACAACCCCCACAACAGGTATACCTACGGTGCAACAAAGCTACTTGTTCTCATATCTTGATGAAGGTAAAGTATATTATATGTACGCTAAGTCTTATTGTGATGACAAAGGTATAAAATCAGAGTCTCCGTGGGCTACTTTCCTTTACAGTACCTGGGCGCTTGATGTAAATGATCTGGATGTAAACAATCAGATGAGTGTATACCCTAATCCAGTAGACAGGCAAATGACGGTAGATATACAAGGACAAGTAGGTGAAAATGCTTCGCTACATATAATGGATGTTACCGGCAGGGTGCTGAGTGTACATTCAATTTCGTCAGGTAGGAAAGCCCATATTAACGTTGAGCAATTACAGCCTGGTATGTATATACTGCAATTCTCAGACAACGACAGGAAAGAGCAGGTTAAGTTCAATAAGTTCTAACTATTTTAATTATAGATAAAAAATCACCCATAAAGGGTGATTTTTTTTGCACTTTTTTCAGGAAATATATTGCTGGCAGTTAATGTGTTATGCCTGTTTCGATTAGTATACAGGTGTATTATGTCATATTTATTAATAAAAAATACAATAATTTAACCAACAATGCACCCCGTTTAATGGTCTTTCAAGGTATATGCTGTGTTTTTCGTTGAGAAGCCGGCGTATCATCTTACGGCAATTGTAAACCTTGAACAAATTAAATGAAATGAAAAAGAGATACTATCTTAAGTACCTGTTTTTGATCACTGCATTACTGTTTTCATTCTCTCAGCGATCATTAGCGCAATCTGTCGTAGCCTCCGGTTACAATTTTACAGCCAGCTCAAGAACATTCAGCTACCTTAGCTCCGGTACCAGGGTTACTGCTGT encodes the following:
- a CDS encoding TerC family protein; translated protein: MTALFTVDGLISLLTLTILEIVLGIDNVIFVSIIMGRLPKEKQLAARRIWMFAGIAMRILLLLALSWMIQQKGKPIITLFGKGFDVASLVMLAGGLFLLYNTVKEIHHKLEGNDEDDIPKIKSQSQAFGAAIVQIVLVDMVFSFDSIITAVGIAKHIQVMMVAVCIAMFIMFLFSKRIADFIQKHPTLKMLALSFLVMVGMVLIVEGWDSERAHEMQLKNYAYFAMAFSFAVELLNMRLRKKGKVVKLHEPKAEDNKD
- a CDS encoding quinone-dependent dihydroorotate dehydrogenase; this encodes MYKLIRTILFTITPEKVHYMVMGWLSTAYKLTPLRWLMRKLFTYSSSRLEKELWGIRFPNPVGLAAGFDKDARWVDELSCLGFGFVEIGTVTPKPQPGNDKPRLFRLPDDEALINRMGFNNQGATVAAERLKHRKTNIIIGGNIGKNKVTPNENALDDYEQCFHDLYEVVDYFVVNVSSPNTPGLRELQDKEPLMRILNRLKEMNEQMGDPKPLLLKIAPDLTNEQLDDIVEIVTQTGIQGIVATNTTIDRSSLTTPPGDVEAIGAGGLSGKPLRARATEVIKYLHNKSKGTFPIIAVGGIYTADDAIEKLNAGASLVQVYTGFIYEGPAIAKNICKGIINQNTHS
- a CDS encoding class I fructose-bisphosphate aldolase; its protein translation is MASKKIQELLGDQASFYLDHKCTTIDKSSLHIPSGDAVDQSWIPSNRNIQTIRSIQSIMGHGRLANTGYVSILPVDQGIEHSAGASFAPNPMYFDPENIVKLAMEGGCNAVASTYGVLGSVARKYAHKIPFIVKINHNEFISYPNGFDQIMFGNIKDAWNMGAAAVGATIYFGSEESKRQIVEVAEAFEYAHELGMATVLWCYLRNSDFKKDGVDYHSAADLTGQANHLGVTIQADIIKQKLPTNNGGYNALKFGKTHKDVYEKLTTDHPIDLCRYQVANCYMGRVGLINSGGESKGASDMAEAVMTAVVNKRAGGMGLISGRKAFQKPINEGVALLNTIQDVYLDNEITIA
- a CDS encoding T9SS type A sorting domain-containing protein, with product MKAMDTGLNKFNNNMISNFTKKPKNNLSLYRTVTLAFALIMLSISANAQYCNSGFFSSGCSAFGDQIDGFTTSGGSTNISNTNSGCSSGSYSYVSSQTHTTVPSGTVNFTINNNPNYGEYYNIFVDWNQDGDFFDAGETVYTAYINYSANGTGSFSVPSSATPGLTRLRVFANYGGYATNACTGGTWGEVEDYDFYIVSNCNAPASVTTTLIASMSVDFNWTPVTNSQGYQYAITTTGNPPQTGTATTNTSATIKGLTPSTLYYLHVRNMCTGYGSVWTTIQFTTLPPCVVAPSGINVPYVDSNSANVSWPTVGTGLEYDYIVQLDTTAPDTNSNIKTTTSNQIGLSALEAGKTYYFFLRVRCQGNDTSGWILDSLYVPFPCRAPNVMFSDINSNRAVAYWDAPITATSYEILNSSSMTTPTTGIPTVQQSYLFSYLDEGKVYYMYAKSYCDDKGIKSESPWATFLYSTWALDVNDLDVNNQMSVYPNPVDRQMTVDIQGQVGENASLHIMDVTGRVLSVHSISSGRKAHINVEQLQPGMYILQFSDNDRKEQVKFNKF